The genomic segment TCCGTACGATTCATAACAGGCTATTTCCAATCGGGAGAGGAGGGAAGCAACCATGCGGGACATTAATGCCAAGGAAGTAAGCCAGACAGTATCTCGTCTCTTTCAGGAAGCCAATTTCTTTTTGCCGGAGGATGCGATAACTTCCCTCAAACGAGCCCGGGAGTCTGAGGAATCACCGGTGGCCCGTGAGGTAATAGATGGGATACTGCAGAATGCCGAAATCGCAGCCAGAGAGAAGATGCCCCTGTGTCAAGACTGTGGTGCAGCCGTGGTCTTCCTGGAACTGGGGCAGGAAGTTCACATCACCGGCGGCGAGTTCTATGCTGCCGTCAACGAGGGCGTGCGCCAGGCATATAATGAGGGCTATCTCCGTAAGTCCATGGTGAAGCAACCTTATTCCCAACGAGTGAACACCAAGGATAATACGCCTGCTATCATTTACACAGACATAGTCGCCGGTGACAAGCTGAGGATCATAGCCATGCCCAAGGGCGGAGGTGCGGAGAACATGACCCGTCTGGCTATGTTACCACCGGCTGGTGGTCGGCAGGGGATAGTTGATTTCGTGGTCAATGCTGTTGACGAAGCAGGCAGCAACCCCTGCCCCCCAGTGGTGGTGGGTGTGGGCATTGGAGGTACCGCCGAAAGAACCCTGATGCTGGCTAAAAAGGCACTGCTGCGGAAGATAGGTCAGCCCAGTCCGGACGCGGAGGTGGCTGAACTGGAAAGGGAAATCCTGCAACGCATAAACAACCTGGGCATTGGGCCAATGGGGTATGGTGGCAGAGTAACCGCCCTAGCGGTCAACATCGAGGTTTTCCCGGCCCACATAGCCAGTATGCCAGTAGCAGTCAACATGAATTGTCACAGCTCTCGTCATAAGGAAGCAGTATTGTGAACAGTAAGAAGCACGACGTCATAGTCCTGGGTTCTGGGCTTGCTGGGCTACGGGCAGCCATCGAAGCTGCCCAAAACCAGAAGGTCGATGTGGCCATCTTCTCCAAAGTCCAGCTCATGCGTTCGCATTCAGTCTGTGCCGAAGGTGGCACTGCAGCAGTCATGCAACCAGAAGCGGGAGACAGCCTTGGGCTTCATGCCTGGGACACCGTCAGAGGGGCCGATTTTCTCTGTGATCAAGACGTAGTCATGCGTTTTGTCGAAGAAGCGCCCAAAGAAATCCTGCTCTTGGATCACTGGGGGATTCCATGGTCGCGTCGTCCCGACGGGCGGATTGCCCAACGGCCTTTCGGCGGTCATAGCTTTGATCGGGCTGTCTTCGCTGCGGACAAGACTGGCTTCTTTGAAATGCAGACCCTTTACGATACTCTGCAAAAATACGCCAAGGTGAGTAGATACGACGAATGCTATGTTACCTCGATTGTGATAAAGAACAACTTGTTCTGCGGCATAACTGTCTGGGATCTAGCCACCGGCGATTTCTTCCTCGTTCATGGCAAAGCATTAATTATCGCCACTGGTGGTGCTTGCCGTATGTTCGGCTTCACTACCTACTCTCTGACCGCCACCGGTGATGGGATAGCCATGGCTTACCGGGCTGGCCTGCCCATCAAGGATGCTGAGTTTGTCCAGTTTCACCCCACGGGTCTGGTTCCGTCCGGCATTCTGATCACAGAAGCGGCACGGGGTGAGGGAGGCTACCTCCTTAACAACAAGTCTGAGAGGTTCATGCAAAAATATGCTGCCGGCAAGATGGAACTGGCTCCTCGAGACATCATAGCTCGCGCTGAGATGACCGAAATCGAAGAGGGCAGAGGATTCTCCGGTCCTGATGGTCTCGACTATGTTCATGTGGATCTGCGTCATCTTGGGGACGAGAAGATAAACGAAAGGCTGCCACTAATTCGTGAGGTGGCCATAAAATTCAACTTCATCGACCCCATTGAGGAGCCGATTCCTGTCCGGCCGGCGGCTCATTATTTCATGGGCGGGGTGCACACGGATATAGATGGGGCCACGCCAGTAGAAGGCATCTGGGCTGCCGGCGAGGCGGCGTGCATATCACTTCACGGCGCCAACCGCTTAGGCTCCAACTCCACGGCTGAGTGCCTGGTTTGGGGCAAAATTGCCGGGGCCAAAGCGGCTGAGCATGCCTCAAGACAGAAAGCCTTCCCAATGCTGTCTGAAGAAACTACCTTAGGAGAGGAAGAGGCCAAGATTTTCGGCACATTCAAGCCTGATGCTAAAGAGAGTGCCTACGACCTGCGCCGAGAGCTTCAGAGAGTGATGGATAGTGAGGTGGGAGTCTACCGGACTGGCGCAGGTCTGGAAGCAGCCCGCAAGAAGATAAAGGAACTGAAACAAAGGGTCTCTGATGTCCAGGTTAAAGACCGGGGACGGATATACAACACCGATCTGCTCAGCGCCCTGGAAATTGACAACCTTCTTGACCTGGCTGAGGTGGTGGTTCTGGGGGCATTGGCCCGCACCGAGTCTCGTGGAGCTCATGCACGACGTGATTTTCCGAACCGTGACGACGTCAACTGGCTGAAGCATACTCTGGCACGCTACACGCCCAAAGGGCCGCTGATAGAGTACATTCCGGTAAACATCACCGCATGGCAGCCGGTGGAAAGAAAGTACTAGGAGTCACCTATGAGTCAAAGGGAGCATAAAGAGAACTATCTTGGGGCTCGGGGCTGGGTGTGGGCGGGCAGATACCAGATGGAGCGTCACCTTTATGTGCTCCATCGGGTAACCGGCTTGGGGCTCTTGCTCTTCGGGATAATCCATCTAATTATAACGACCTTCTTCCGAATGGGAGACAAGGATACTTGGGAATCGGCGATCTCCGTTACTCACAATCCGGTGTTGAAGGTCGGCGCCTACCTGGTAGTAGTGGCCTTCGTCTTTCACGCCTTGAACGGTCTGCGCCTGATCCTACAGGAATTCGGCTTTGGCTTGGGGCGGCCTACACCGCCAATCTACCCTTACACGGATGCTCTCCGTAGGAAGCGCCGTTTGGCGATTATCCTGATAGCAATCATCGGTATCCTGGCAGTGGTGTTCCTTTACGACTTTGCTGCGGGAGGTGGATGATGCGTACCCGCTTTCACCTTATACATCTAGTCACGGGTGTGCTTATAGCAGTGTTTTTAAGTATACATATGGTGAGATCGCATCTTGACGATATTCTTGGTACCGATGACCCGACCTCATGGGAATCAATGATGAGTCGAGCCACGGACGGGATGTGGGTAGCCCTGTACATAGCCCTTTTGGCTGTTGCCCTGTACCACGCGCTCTATGGGTTGCGTGGTATCATATTGGAGTTAACACCCTCGGCCAGGGCTGCGCGCGTTACTACCTGGTGTTTGATTGCCATCGGCATCGCTGCCTTTGGCTGGGGCACCTATGTGCCCATTCATCTGTTGTCTGGCTAGGAGGTGCTGTGGCTGAAAGAGACACGAAGCAGGTAACGTTCAGAATCCAGAGATATAACCCGGAACAGGGTGGTGCGCCTCGCCTGGAGGAATTCGTAGTGCCAACCAGCCGAGGCATGACCGTGCTGGACGGCCTTATTTATGTAAAGGAGGATCTGGACAGCACCCTTGCCTTTCGTGCCTCGTGCCGTATGGGGATTTGTGGCTCCTGCGGCATGCTGATCAATAGCTATCCTCACCTTGCCTGCCATACGCAGATAGAGGAGTTTCATTCAGATGTATTGACTGTCAAGCCTTTGCCCAACATGCCTGTGATCAAAGACCTAGTGGTTGATCTGACTCCTTTGTTCGACCACCACAGATCGATAATGCCTTACATCGTGCGCCCGGATGAGCAGGAAATGGAAAATCCCACCGCCGAATTTGGCCAGACACCTCAGGAGCTAAACGATTTCTTGCAGTTCACCTATTGCATGAAGTGTGGCATATGTGTCGCTGCTTGCCCAACTTCGGCCAGCGATAAGCTTTTTTTGGGGCCGGAGGCCCTGGCCCAATGTTACCGCTACTGTGCTGACAGTCGTGACAGTGGCCAGCGAGAAAGGCTCCGATTAGTGGACACCGACCACGGGGCCTGGCATTGCCATCTTGCCGGAGCTTGCTCAGAATCCTGCCCCAAGGGGTTGGATCCAGCATTAGCTATTCAGCTTCTCAAGAGGCAGCTCGCATCCCAGGCCCTAGGATTCAGGAAAAAGCAACTTCCTTCTCCGGTGGTTTCTCCTCCCACTGAATCCAAGACCAGGATCCCTTACCCTGAGTTCAGTGTGAAGGCGAAGAAGTGATTTGAAACTCCCGTGGGGCAATAAGTTGCGCCGTCAAAAGCTTAGCCAGGAGGACAGTAATGATCAAGAAAGTCAACCTTCCCTTGACAGACAAGACACTAAGAGACCTCAAAGCTGGGGATAATCTCCTACTCACCGGCGTTATGTATGTGGCCCGTGACGCTGCACATAAGAGGCTGGTTGAGGCTCTTGACCAGGGGAAGCCTTTGCCCTTTGATATAAAAGGGGCGACGGTGTATTTCATGGGTCCCTCGCCAGCTAAGCCAGGCCAGCCGATTGGCTCCGCTGGACCTACCACTAGCGGTCGCATGGATAGCTACTCACCACGATTGATAGCTGAGGGACTGA from the Chloroflexota bacterium genome contains:
- a CDS encoding Fe-S-containing hydro-lyase translates to MIKKVNLPLTDKTLRDLKAGDNLLLTGVMYVARDAAHKRLVEALDQGKPLPFDIKGATVYFMGPSPAKPGQPIGSAGPTTSGRMDSYSPRLIAEGLKGMIGKGMRSQAVKDAMKKYKAVYLAAVGGAGALISKSIKKSEVVAYEDLGAEAILRLEVEDFPATVINDIYGGDLYEEGKAKYHRN
- a CDS encoding succinate dehydrogenase iron-sulfur subunit → MAERDTKQVTFRIQRYNPEQGGAPRLEEFVVPTSRGMTVLDGLIYVKEDLDSTLAFRASCRMGICGSCGMLINSYPHLACHTQIEEFHSDVLTVKPLPNMPVIKDLVVDLTPLFDHHRSIMPYIVRPDEQEMENPTAEFGQTPQELNDFLQFTYCMKCGICVAACPTSASDKLFLGPEALAQCYRYCADSRDSGQRERLRLVDTDHGAWHCHLAGACSESCPKGLDPALAIQLLKRQLASQALGFRKKQLPSPVVSPPTESKTRIPYPEFSVKAKK
- a CDS encoding succinate dehydrogenase/fumarate reductase flavoprotein subunit gives rise to the protein MVNSKKHDVIVLGSGLAGLRAAIEAAQNQKVDVAIFSKVQLMRSHSVCAEGGTAAVMQPEAGDSLGLHAWDTVRGADFLCDQDVVMRFVEEAPKEILLLDHWGIPWSRRPDGRIAQRPFGGHSFDRAVFAADKTGFFEMQTLYDTLQKYAKVSRYDECYVTSIVIKNNLFCGITVWDLATGDFFLVHGKALIIATGGACRMFGFTTYSLTATGDGIAMAYRAGLPIKDAEFVQFHPTGLVPSGILITEAARGEGGYLLNNKSERFMQKYAAGKMELAPRDIIARAEMTEIEEGRGFSGPDGLDYVHVDLRHLGDEKINERLPLIREVAIKFNFIDPIEEPIPVRPAAHYFMGGVHTDIDGATPVEGIWAAGEAACISLHGANRLGSNSTAECLVWGKIAGAKAAEHASRQKAFPMLSEETTLGEEEAKIFGTFKPDAKESAYDLRRELQRVMDSEVGVYRTGAGLEAARKKIKELKQRVSDVQVKDRGRIYNTDLLSALEIDNLLDLAEVVVLGALARTESRGAHARRDFPNRDDVNWLKHTLARYTPKGPLIEYIPVNITAWQPVERKY
- a CDS encoding fumarate hydratase — translated: MRDINAKEVSQTVSRLFQEANFFLPEDAITSLKRARESEESPVAREVIDGILQNAEIAAREKMPLCQDCGAAVVFLELGQEVHITGGEFYAAVNEGVRQAYNEGYLRKSMVKQPYSQRVNTKDNTPAIIYTDIVAGDKLRIIAMPKGGGAENMTRLAMLPPAGGRQGIVDFVVNAVDEAGSNPCPPVVVGVGIGGTAERTLMLAKKALLRKIGQPSPDAEVAELEREILQRINNLGIGPMGYGGRVTALAVNIEVFPAHIASMPVAVNMNCHSSRHKEAVL